The nucleotide sequence CAGCTCTCCTTCGGGGACAGGCTCTTCTTCGTCACAAAAGAGCATACCACACTTTATTACGCTATGCACGCTCAGGCATATTCTCGAGCCGGCGGAATTCTGATAGGGACCGTGATACACAGTCCTCGATCGCCATGCCGGAGAAATAATTTCCTGCCAGGAGGAGCCGCTTACCGGCAAGAAGCGCGTCGATGTCGCCGATTATGCTCTCATGTCCGACGGCAAGAGAAGGGACGACATTGTTTCTCGTTGCGACATGATCGACCCGGGACCTGCCCACTCCGAGTACCTCCGTGATGCGCTGGAGCTTCGCGTGTCGGTCGGTACGTCCCGGTTTGAAATGGAAACTGAACCCCCGATAAAGCCCGTGTCTCACCGTGTCTCTCGAAACAGCGGAATAGAAAGAGTCATCAGCGGCTATGATCCCTGCCAGCGGGCCGATGGCGAGCGCATCCTTCCTGAGGACTACCCCCATCGTTTCGACGGACTCACACTTGATCCGCGATATCTTCAGGGCAAGCTCAGGGAATGACGGCCCCAGCAAGGCTGCCGCAGCGACAGGCGGAACGGCCAACGCGAGGTTCCTAGAATTGTAAAGGCCTCCATCCGCCGTCCTGACATCGAAGAGACCGCCTCCATAAAGAACCGATTGAACCCCACTCCCTGTTACCACCGTGACGTTCCTCTGACCCCGTATCGCGTCTAGAATCGTCAGAAGGCCGCCTTCGAGGGTGAAGCTCTTCA is from Thermodesulfovibrionales bacterium and encodes:
- a CDS encoding NAD(P)-binding protein, with the translated sequence MNQYDLIIAGAGISGMSLAYYSGRSGLRTLVIEKDERTGGCFSSHRLEDGSDFWFELGAHTCYNSYGNLLGIIEGCGILDRMRKREKVGFKMLIGDRITSISSQLNFLELLFSAPRLFSLKKAGQSVESYYAKIVGRNNYEKVFGPAFNAVISQRANDFPADMLFKKRPRRKDVMKSFTLEGGLLTILDAIRGQRNVTVVTGSGVQSVLYGGGLFDVRTADGGLYNSRNLALAVPPVAAAALLGPSFPELALKISRIKCESVETMGVVLRKDALAIGPLAGIIAADDSFYSAVSRDTVRHGLYRGFSFHFKPGRTDRHAKLQRITEVLGVGRSRVDHVATRNNVVPSLAVGHESIIGDIDALLAGKRLLLAGNYFSGMAIEDCVSRSLSEFRRLENMPERA